ACGTTCGTGTCGGGTCTCGtgactttcaaagtaaaaacacGCTGTGAACATGAATACAAGTGTCACGGAGACCTTCGAAGCGGTGCTGGAGCGGCAAACACAGGCGTTTGCTCAACTCACGAAAATATTGGCGAATACGAAGAAAAAAGGGGTCGACAACTACACCGTGGAGTATCTGGACACCAGGCTGACCATGTATCAGGAGACCTGGACCCAGATTACTTCTTTCAACGGGTACCTCCAAGCGTACCGGAAAGCGGACCGGACGAAAGAAGACCTACCTTACTTCAAGGCCGGAACAATGGATCGGATGGAGGACGCGTACCTTGATGGCTGGTCCTACCTACGGGAGCAGCTGGCCCATCTACGCCCCCCCATCACACCCCCTGCGGCGAATTCATCTATGGCGTTTCCAGCTAGCATGGTAACTCGTCCCGCGCATGTTAAATTACCCCGGATCGAACTCCCGAAATTTGACGGCGATTACACGCGTTGGAAATCGTTCGAATCGCGATTCAATTCCGCGGTAATTGTAAACGAAACCTTGACGGGCTCAGAACGATTGCAGTACTTGCTTAGCGCATTGTCGGGCGAAGCACTAGAATCGATACAGCACCTCGATGTAACGGACGCGAACTTCCAGATCGGCTGGACACGTCTCAAGGAAATTTACGATAACGAACGAGTCATTGTACATACGCTGATGCAAAAACTTTATTCCTTGAAATCGATCAAATTGTCGCAGCTCGACTCGCTGAATCAGTTCACGATTCATTATCGTAACACCCTCGAGGCGTTGTACAAGTTAGGTAGAGGCACGAAAGAGGATCAtctcgtttatttcgtttcgAGCAAGTTCGACCGCGAATTAGAAACGGAGTGGAACAAAACCCTCGGAGATGCACGAACCTACCCAACATACGCGGCGATGGAAAAGTTTGTTTTAGAACAAACCGCGGCGGTTAAGATGTCCAATCAACCGACGCAACAACTACAATCCTCCGCGGGTCCTGCGAAACCGTTACGACAAAAAACGAACGCGCACGTGATTGAAGAAAGTAGGCCGTCTCCTACTTGCTTTCTTTGCAAAGAAGCGCACGTACCCCGCGACTGTAGCATGTTCCGTAGCCTCTCGCCACTAGCGCGCTTCGAGACGCTGAAAAGTCAACACGCGTGCATAAATTGCCTCGGCGCGAATCACACCGTGTCGAATTGCCCGAGCACAAACGTGTGTAGACAGTGTGGTGAAAAGCACCACACATTGCTGCACCGCGGAGAATCCAGGGCCCTCAGCAGACCCAAAACGAGTGGTTACCGAAACCATGCATCTTCGGTCCAGCCCTCGAGATTAGACGCGTCTACCACTCTTCAGACACCGTTATCGGCTCAAGCCCCTGCGCGGCCCGTGAATTCAGAAGAAATCGGTAGTAACGTTGCGACACATTTCGCCGAAGCCAGTCCGAATGGCATTCAGACTGTCCTACTGGCTACCGCAATGGTCAAAGTTTTCGCGCCCAACGGTCAGTCGCGATTAGCCCGCGCGCTATTAGACCAGGGGTCTCAATCCTCGTTCGTGTCCACCAATCTTGTACAGCAGCTACGTTTACAAAAAGTCCGAGCACCGATTTCCGTGACTGGTCTCGGCGGCGAACGAACAAGCACCATTGATTATAGTGTGCAACTGCAGATAGGTTCGTCCAAACAGGAGTCACCAGCACTGTTAACCCGTGCGTTCATAGTGCGCGGTATAACGCAGTACGCGCCGCCGGCGATCCAGATGGAAAATTACAGCGCCCTGTTCGATCTCGCGCTCGCGGACCCCGAGCCCGCATCAAAGCAACGTATCGAATTGCTCCTAGGCGCGGATATCTTCGCGCAAATTCTACGACCTGGCGTTCGACTCCCCAGTAACCAAGGACCGATTGCGCAAAATACGGTATTCGGTTGGATCTTGTCCGGATGCATCAACACCCCGGAAAACCATCGCGTCGCGGTTACCACGCATCACGGGACAATCACGGATCCACTCGAACGTGCGTTAACTCGTTTTTGGGAAACGGAAGCGGTCCCTGAAACGCGTATCCTCACTCCCTTGGAAATAGAATGCGAGCGGCACTTCGAAAAAACCTACTCGCGCGACGCTACCGGCAGATTCGTGGTGCGGTTACCGTTTCTCAAGTCGGTCCCCGAGGACTTCCTCGGAGATTCACTCCGAGGAGCCACCGCGTCACTGGCACGTCTGACCCGGAAACTACGCGAAAACGAGGCGGTAAAATGCGAATATAATGCGTTCATCCGCGAGTATGAGTCGCTCGGCCACATGAACCGTCTCGATGGCGTCGACCGTTCCAGGAATTACATTCCACATCGCGCCGTTCTCCGAGAGGAAAGCTTGACTACAAAGCTCCGAGTCGTTTTTAATGCGTCGAGCCAAACGTCTAGCGGATACTCCTTAAACGACATCCTACTTACTGGTCCGAAGTTACAGTTAGATATCACTCACATCTTATTAGCGTGGCGAATCCACAAATATGTTCTAGTGGCGGACATTGAGAAAATGTTCCGTCAAATTCTCATCCACCCACAAGATCGCAAATATCGATGCATCTTGTGGGTGGATGAGAATTTGACGGAACATTTTCTCAATGTCCGCCACTAGAACATATTTGTAAATACCACGAACAGCAGTTCGTGGAATTTTTGCACTTGTTGCCATCGTGATAAGTGCGTTGTCGGCTCGTCAATCACGGGAGGAACCGGACGTGAAATCAGCGGACTACCGGTTAAAAAGTGCCCTGGCGTAAGGATTTCAAGACACTCTGGGTCGTCGCGCACCCGAGTAATCGGACGCGAGTTTAACGTGGCTTCCACCTTGCAAAGCAGTGTGGA
The genomic region above belongs to Lasioglossum baleicum unplaced genomic scaffold, iyLasBale1 scaffold0112, whole genome shotgun sequence and contains:
- the LOC143219956 gene encoding uncharacterized protein LOC143219956; the encoded protein is MNTSVTETFEAVLERQTQAFAQLTKILANTKKKGVDNYTVEYLDTRLTMYQETWTQITSFNGYLQAYRKADRTKEDLPYFKAGTMDRMEDAYLDGWSYLREQLAHLRPPITPPAANSSMAFPASMVTRPAHVKLPRIELPKFDGDYTRWKSFESRFNSAVIVNETLTGSERLQYLLSALSGEALESIQHLDVTDANFQIGWTRLKEIYDNERVIVHTLMQKLYSLKSIKLSQLDSLNQFTIHYRNTLEALYKLGRGTKEDHLVYFVSSKFDRELETEWNKTLGDARTYPTYAAMEKFVLEQTAAVKMSNQPTQQLQSSAGPAKPLRQKTNAHVIEESRPSPTCFLCKEAHVPRDCSMFRSLSPLARFETLKSQHACINCLGANHTVSNCPSTNVCRQCGEKHHTLLHRGESRALSRPKTSGYRNHASSVQPSRLDASTTLQTPLSAQAPARPVNSEEIGSNVATHFAEASPNGIQTVLLATAMVKVFAPNGQSRLARALLDQGSQSSFVSTNLVQQLRLQKVRAPISVTGLGGERTSTIDYSVQLQIGSSKQESPALLTRAFIVRGITQYAPPAIQMENYSALFDLALADPEPASKQRIELLLGADIFAQILRPGVRLPSNQGPIAQNTVFGWILSGCINTPENHRVAVTTHHGTITDPLERALTRFWETEAVPETRILTPLEIECERHFEKTYSRDATGRFVVRLPFLKSVPEDFLGDSLRGATASLARLTRKLRENEAVKCEYNAFIREYESLGHMNRLDGVDRSRNYIPHRAVLREESLTTKLRVVFNASSQTSSGYSLNDILLTGPKLQLDITHILLAWRIHKYVLVADIEKMFRQILIHPQDRKYRCILWVDENLTEHFLNVRH